In a genomic window of Shouchella clausii:
- a CDS encoding 5' nucleotidase, NT5C type: MKKRIGLDIDGTITDPATFVPYLNKDFNKQFTLADLSEYDLTKILRITDKEFWDWMEINEPTIYAEAELAYGAKQALLNWSKEHELIYITARRKHLTDVTTSWFANRQVPYHHIELVGKHDKLEAVKAQKLDVFLEDKHDNAVMISEEFAIPVLLFDTPYNQMPTPKSVVRVRNWQEAYHWMARWLKSGEVSSI, translated from the coding sequence ATGAAAAAACGGATTGGACTCGATATTGACGGTACGATTACAGACCCGGCTACGTTTGTCCCTTATTTAAATAAAGATTTTAATAAGCAATTCACACTAGCTGATTTGTCTGAATACGACTTGACTAAAATACTCCGCATTACAGACAAAGAATTTTGGGATTGGATGGAAATAAATGAACCAACGATCTATGCTGAAGCAGAGCTCGCTTATGGTGCCAAACAGGCCCTTCTAAATTGGAGTAAAGAACATGAGCTCATTTACATCACAGCCAGGCGTAAACACTTAACAGACGTTACTACCTCTTGGTTCGCGAATCGCCAAGTGCCTTATCACCATATTGAACTTGTCGGCAAGCATGATAAACTCGAGGCCGTTAAAGCGCAAAAGCTTGACGTTTTTCTTGAAGACAAACATGATAATGCCGTCATGATATCCGAAGAATTCGCTATCCCTGTCCTCTTATTCGATACGCCTTACAACCAAATGCCAACCCCCAAATCTGTCGTACGGGTGCGAAACTGGCAAGAGGCATATCATTGGATGGCACGCTGGCTTAAAAGCGGAGAGGTGTCTTCTATATAA
- a CDS encoding DUF1540 domain-containing protein has protein sequence MSPIVHCRVSNCTFWAEGNKCGAEEILVETDPYAADYEVEASSEWHADAQEDVHEHAEQSAETCCQTFKPKKEH, from the coding sequence ATGAGTCCAATTGTCCATTGCCGAGTATCTAACTGCACATTTTGGGCAGAGGGAAACAAATGTGGCGCTGAAGAAATTCTTGTAGAAACCGATCCTTACGCAGCAGACTATGAAGTCGAAGCAAGCAGTGAATGGCATGCCGATGCACAAGAGGATGTACACGAGCATGCCGAACAAAGCGCAGAGACGTGTTGCCAAACCTTCAAACCAAAAAAAGAACACTAA
- a CDS encoding Fur family transcriptional regulator: MDVSTALNRLKEEGYKYTGKREEMLKLFAANSRYLSARGVLEAMQDSYPGLSFDTIYRNLSLFAEIGLLETTELDGEKRFRFNCGTSDHHHHLICLECGKTEHFHNCPMDESLAKRFPHFHVTGHKFEIYGMCEQCQQ, translated from the coding sequence ATGGATGTATCAACTGCACTTAATCGTCTAAAAGAAGAAGGGTATAAGTATACGGGCAAGCGGGAAGAGATGCTAAAGCTGTTTGCAGCTAACTCCCGTTATTTAAGTGCACGAGGGGTGTTGGAAGCAATGCAAGACAGCTATCCAGGACTAAGTTTCGATACCATTTATCGGAACCTCTCCCTTTTTGCTGAGATTGGCTTGCTGGAAACGACAGAGCTGGATGGGGAAAAGCGTTTTCGATTCAATTGTGGGACGTCCGACCATCACCACCATCTTATCTGCTTAGAGTGTGGGAAAACGGAGCATTTTCACAATTGCCCAATGGACGAGTCGCTTGCAAAACGATTTCCCCATTTCCATGTTACGGGACATAAATTTGAAATATACGGCATGTGCGAACAATGCCAGCAGTAA
- a CDS encoding metal ABC transporter permease produces MFSAFLTYDFLRYAFFTGMLIGVLAPLLGVFLVVRRMSLIADALSHITLSGIAFSLLLGSYFPFMSGVNPLYLGMAFSVGGSLFIEKLRQVYAHYKEIAIPIIMSAGIGLGVIFISLANGFNNDLLNYLFGSVIAVNRSDFITIAIITVVVFVVLIFFYKELFFLSFDEEQAIVSGINRRLVHLVFMVMVALVIAASMRVVGILLVSSLMTLPVASAMRFAKGFKQLFVFAVAFGEIAVIGGLIAAYQLQIAPGGAIVMIAVIILLLSLAFGRNRKKGLFLFGRGNTPSQA; encoded by the coding sequence ATGTTTAGTGCGTTCTTGACTTATGATTTTTTACGATATGCTTTTTTTACAGGGATGCTAATCGGTGTGTTAGCCCCACTGCTAGGAGTATTTTTAGTGGTCAGGCGGATGTCGCTCATCGCTGATGCCCTTTCACATATCACCCTGTCAGGAATTGCATTTAGCTTATTGCTTGGCAGTTACTTTCCGTTTATGAGCGGGGTGAACCCTCTTTACTTAGGAATGGCATTTTCTGTAGGGGGGTCCCTTTTTATCGAGAAACTTCGCCAAGTATACGCCCATTACAAAGAAATCGCGATTCCGATTATTATGTCTGCTGGAATTGGTCTTGGCGTTATTTTCATTTCATTGGCCAATGGCTTTAACAATGACTTGCTCAATTATTTGTTTGGTTCAGTCATTGCCGTCAATCGCAGTGACTTTATTACGATCGCGATCATAACGGTTGTCGTCTTTGTTGTGCTGATCTTTTTTTACAAAGAATTGTTCTTTTTGTCGTTTGATGAGGAGCAAGCAATTGTTTCAGGAATTAACCGGCGCCTTGTCCACCTCGTGTTTATGGTAATGGTTGCCCTTGTGATTGCAGCCTCTATGCGGGTTGTGGGGATTCTGCTTGTTTCCTCGCTTATGACACTGCCTGTTGCGAGCGCCATGCGTTTTGCTAAAGGGTTTAAACAATTGTTTGTATTTGCTGTTGCCTTTGGCGAAATTGCAGTAATTGGCGGTTTAATTGCTGCCTACCAGCTGCAAATAGCACCAGGTGGGGCGATTGTCATGATTGCTGTCATCATTTTGCTTTTGTCACTGGCGTTTGGCCGAAATCGCAAAAAAGGCTTATTTCTGTTCGGTAGGGGAAACACACCTAGTCAAGCTTAA
- a CDS encoding metal ABC transporter ATP-binding protein, which produces MDRYAPLAELKNVSFHYGKRPVLSNISLTIEKGAFLGIVGPNGSGKSTLVKLLLGLLRPDEGSISLFNQPQDKFKQWDKIGYVSQKANSFSSGFPATVFEVVSMGLYAKVGLFRFLRKQDKDKINEAIRQVGMSEYMHENIGELSGGQQQRVFIARALVSDPELLILDEPTVGVDAKSVSDFYGLLRKLHKEEGKTLLLISHDIGAMTEYVNEVACLNKTIHFHGTSDEFVAKTDKLDFYGHDVQLLTHNHEGVAHV; this is translated from the coding sequence ATGGACCGCTATGCTCCGCTGGCAGAGTTAAAAAACGTATCATTTCATTACGGGAAGCGTCCCGTTTTAAGCAATATTTCGTTAACGATTGAAAAAGGCGCCTTCTTAGGGATTGTCGGTCCCAATGGGTCAGGGAAATCAACGCTAGTAAAACTGCTTCTTGGGCTTCTGCGCCCAGACGAAGGCAGCATTTCTTTATTCAATCAGCCACAAGACAAATTTAAACAATGGGATAAAATCGGTTATGTTTCCCAAAAAGCAAATAGCTTTTCTAGCGGCTTCCCGGCGACTGTTTTTGAAGTAGTGTCAATGGGATTGTACGCCAAAGTCGGGTTGTTTCGCTTTTTGCGCAAACAGGATAAAGACAAAATTAATGAGGCGATTCGCCAAGTAGGCATGTCAGAGTATATGCATGAAAACATCGGTGAATTGTCAGGGGGGCAACAACAACGCGTCTTTATTGCAAGAGCCCTTGTGAGCGACCCAGAACTCCTTATTTTAGACGAGCCGACAGTTGGGGTCGATGCCAAAAGTGTTAGTGATTTTTATGGGCTATTAAGAAAGCTGCATAAAGAAGAGGGGAAAACATTGCTGCTGATTTCCCATGATATTGGAGCAATGACGGAATACGTGAATGAAGTTGCCTGCTTAAATAAAACGATCCATTTTCATGGGACGTCAGACGAATTTGTTGCCAAAACCGATAAACTTGACTTTTATGGGCATGACGTTCAACTTCTAACCCATAACCACGAAGGAGTTGCCCATGTTTAG
- a CDS encoding lytic transglycosylase domain-containing protein, giving the protein MKRTMKVLLAAALAALVGSAFLLIHDYRETNKELAKENEEMRQLFGSMEEELQETGAVAEELSFEDNHQVWSEAMKLADELYEDSDGHFKKEWGMYLAHLAEQKQMNPYLVYELLKVESGEQFDTNAVGPKTKYGHAYGMAQFMTNTAPWIAEMAGVEYRQELLFDPFYAIQLSVEYLDFLYDQYGDWDKALTAYNRGMGGLESYINENGDAKSSYAVKIQTAAKRHGAPAVVYAGDE; this is encoded by the coding sequence GTGAAGCGAACAATGAAAGTACTGCTGGCAGCTGCTTTAGCGGCTTTAGTTGGTAGCGCCTTTTTACTTATACATGATTACCGTGAAACAAACAAGGAGCTGGCCAAGGAAAATGAGGAAATGAGGCAGCTTTTTGGCTCGATGGAAGAGGAACTGCAAGAAACAGGTGCTGTTGCCGAAGAATTGTCATTTGAAGACAATCATCAAGTCTGGTCAGAAGCAATGAAGCTTGCGGATGAATTATATGAAGACAGCGATGGCCATTTTAAAAAAGAGTGGGGGATGTATTTAGCTCATTTAGCGGAACAGAAGCAAATGAATCCCTACCTTGTGTATGAATTGCTCAAAGTTGAGAGCGGCGAGCAGTTTGATACAAATGCAGTCGGCCCAAAGACAAAGTATGGTCATGCTTATGGAATGGCGCAGTTTATGACAAATACAGCTCCGTGGATTGCTGAAATGGCTGGTGTAGAATATCGTCAAGAACTGCTTTTTGATCCATTCTACGCGATTCAACTATCCGTTGAATATTTGGATTTTCTTTATGACCAATATGGCGATTGGGATAAAGCATTGACCGCCTACAACCGCGGCATGGGTGGTTTAGAATCGTACATCAATGAAAACGGCGATGCAAAAAGCAGTTACGCGGTAAAGATCCAAACGGCAGCAAAGCGACATGGAGCACCTGCCGTCGTGTACGCAGGCGATGAGTAA
- a CDS encoding sensor histidine kinase, whose translation MCKLSQNQKAAPIGSNQVRQMAKSVDVHDDHLLYIKQPPDVAHSMFSFIKAMDIPYLKVDECFRQLHWSESFVHLTDLAEKDLEEQTLAELGVSDHLLHFINEQLSISVGRGNQIVKNCYEDDDATIKVTVFPERGTYAFVYYVLLEDLTVKRKFEELVTFQHQMQAVSHIAASVAHELRNPLSVIKGFLQLSHLTSDFQKYYNTIISELNRMNVIIEDFLSVSRKKNDRKWQSPAQLLQSLAELMRAECSLHSVEFQLDIEETFAICHVNESMFKQVMLNLLRNSIEAYEEQSTGRRLEIRSREVGEQVVIELIDNGKGMPDTVLSQLGKPFFTTKEKGTGVGIPLCKKIIEDHGGTFYIQSEANVGTRIEMVLPLLV comes from the coding sequence ATGTGCAAGCTTTCCCAAAATCAAAAAGCAGCCCCTATAGGGAGTAACCAAGTGCGGCAAATGGCGAAAAGCGTAGATGTACATGATGACCATTTACTTTACATAAAACAACCGCCTGACGTCGCACATTCAATGTTTTCCTTTATTAAAGCGATGGATATCCCTTACTTAAAGGTAGACGAGTGCTTTCGACAGCTCCACTGGAGCGAATCCTTTGTTCATCTCACTGATTTGGCAGAAAAAGACCTTGAAGAACAAACACTGGCAGAGTTAGGCGTTTCTGATCATTTGCTGCATTTTATTAATGAACAATTAAGCATTTCAGTCGGGCGAGGCAACCAAATTGTTAAAAACTGTTATGAAGATGACGATGCTACGATCAAAGTGACTGTATTTCCTGAGAGAGGGACATATGCTTTTGTGTACTATGTGCTTTTAGAAGACTTGACGGTAAAACGAAAATTCGAGGAATTAGTCACATTTCAACATCAAATGCAGGCAGTATCGCATATTGCTGCCAGTGTCGCCCACGAACTCCGGAACCCGTTGTCTGTCATAAAGGGGTTTTTGCAATTATCCCATTTGACGAGCGATTTTCAGAAGTATTACAATACGATTATTTCAGAGCTAAACCGTATGAATGTCATTATTGAAGATTTTCTATCGGTTTCACGCAAAAAGAACGACCGTAAATGGCAATCGCCAGCACAGTTGCTCCAATCACTTGCTGAACTGATGCGGGCGGAATGCTCTTTGCACAGTGTTGAATTTCAACTTGACATTGAAGAAACGTTTGCGATTTGCCACGTAAATGAATCGATGTTTAAGCAGGTTATGCTTAATTTGTTGCGCAATTCGATTGAAGCTTATGAAGAGCAGTCAACTGGACGGCGGTTGGAAATAAGAAGCAGAGAAGTTGGCGAGCAAGTAGTTATTGAGCTGATCGATAATGGCAAAGGCATGCCTGATACTGTTCTAAGCCAACTTGGGAAACCATTTTTTACGACAAAAGAAAAAGGGACGGGCGTCGGTATCCCGTTATGCAAAAAGATTATTGAAGACCATGGAGGCACATTTTATATTCAGAGTGAGGCCAATGTTGGGACGCGGATTGAGATGGTATTGCCATTATTAGTGTGA
- a CDS encoding DUF2624 domain-containing protein has translation MNIIMQQLINQKINSITEPEFIQLAHKHGYQVTSAQTKAIFKIIKAQRIDIGNRAQVDQILERLRTETDPYIAAVVDELFEQFQHFLD, from the coding sequence GTGAATATCATCATGCAGCAGCTCATTAACCAAAAAATCAATTCGATTACTGAACCAGAATTTATTCAATTAGCCCACAAACATGGCTATCAAGTAACGTCAGCACAAACAAAAGCAATTTTCAAAATTATAAAGGCACAACGGATCGACATCGGGAATCGAGCACAAGTCGACCAAATTTTAGAGAGGCTGCGAACGGAAACAGACCCGTATATTGCCGCTGTTGTCGACGAATTGTTTGAGCAATTTCAACATTTTTTGGATTAA
- a CDS encoding deoxyribonuclease IV, with amino-acid sequence MSLLIGSHVSMSGKKMLLQSSEEASSYGATTFMIYTGAPQNTRRKAIEDLNIEAGKAHMAEHGLSNIVVHAPYIINIGNTQKPETFRLGVDFLRSEIERTEAIGAKQIVLHPGAHVGAGAEEGIKKIIEGLNEVLTEKRDVQIALETMAGKGSECGCTFDEIAKIIDGVTHNERLSVCFDTCHTHDAGYDIVNDFDGVLDEFDRIIGAERIKVVHVNDSKNERSSRKDRHENIGHGHIGLKALDYIVHHDQFKDIPKILETPFIGKDKKDKRPPYKHEIALLRRELLDPIEK; translated from the coding sequence ATGTCATTGTTAATTGGTTCCCATGTGTCGATGAGCGGAAAGAAAATGCTGCTGCAATCGAGTGAGGAAGCATCCTCTTACGGTGCAACGACATTCATGATTTATACAGGGGCGCCCCAGAATACACGGCGCAAAGCGATTGAGGATTTGAACATTGAAGCGGGGAAAGCTCATATGGCGGAGCATGGCCTATCAAACATTGTCGTCCATGCTCCATATATCATCAATATTGGAAATACGCAAAAGCCAGAAACCTTTCGCCTCGGCGTTGATTTTTTGCGATCTGAAATTGAACGCACTGAAGCGATAGGTGCAAAACAGATTGTACTTCATCCAGGTGCTCATGTAGGTGCAGGGGCAGAGGAAGGCATTAAAAAGATCATTGAAGGCTTAAACGAAGTTCTAACTGAAAAGCGCGATGTGCAAATCGCTCTTGAGACGATGGCTGGAAAAGGGTCTGAGTGCGGCTGTACGTTTGATGAAATTGCTAAAATCATAGACGGCGTCACACACAATGAGCGTTTATCGGTTTGTTTCGATACATGCCATACACACGATGCAGGCTATGATATTGTCAATGATTTTGACGGCGTACTCGATGAATTTGACCGGATCATCGGAGCAGAACGGATTAAAGTCGTCCATGTCAATGATTCTAAAAATGAACGCAGTTCTCGGAAAGACCGCCATGAAAACATTGGCCATGGCCATATTGGCCTTAAAGCGCTCGACTATATTGTCCATCATGACCAATTTAAAGACATTCCTAAAATTCTAGAAACGCCTTTCATAGGTAAAGATAAGAAAGATAAAAGGCCTCCATACAAACATGAAATTGCGTTGTTGCGCCGGGAGTTGCTTGACCCTATTGAAAAATAA